A segment of the Mogibacterium diversum genome:
ATGTATGAGAAAGTAGAGAAGTAATGGCAAAATCAGATAAAAAGAAAACGGGCACTCGCGGCAAGAACAGACGTGATGCACACGGAGTGTATCAGAGACGCGCGGAGAGAGGAAAAGCAGCGTTCATACCTTATGATGGAGATCCTGCGGAAGAGTTCCGTAGCAATACTGAGCGGAACACAGGAAGACCTAAACGTACTAGCGGTAACGCTGGAGGATACGGTAGTTCACAGCGTAATGGCAACTCAGGGAGTTATAGCAATTCTCAGCGCGACAGAAACTCAAGCAGCCGCCCGCGAGATAACTACAAAAATACATACCGCAGCAGTGAATGGGACAGACGTGGCGGCAGCTTTGCTGAGGAGCAGAGTGCTCCAGCCGCGAATCTGATAGCCGGCCGCAATCCGGTAATCGAAGCAATCAAAAGCGGCCGCGAGATCGAAAAGATTTACATGGCGGCAGGAGCTGAGGGCTCCGTCGTAAAAATCAGAGCTATGGCTAAGGATGCCGGCATAGTGGTGGATACAGTTCCTAGAATAGTGCTTGACAGAATGGCTCCAGGGGAGAAGCATCAGGGAGTGGCAGCAGAGATATCTGCATACTCATATTCAACATTTGAAGATATCATGGAAAGAGCAGCAGACAGTGATGAGCCACCTTTCATCATGGTACTCGACGAGATTTCAGATCCTCATAACCTAGGTGCGATTATCAGAACTGCAGAGTGCGCAAACGCTCATGGCGTTATCATTCCTAAGCGAAATGCCTGCGGACTAACTAGCACCGTTGCAAAGACTTCAGCAGGTGCGTTAGAGCGTATGCCGGTTGCGAGAGTGACCAATATATCTCGGACTATCGAAGAGCTGCAAGCACAGGGCGTGTGGGTAGCAGCAGTGGATATGGATGGAAAATCATATTATGAGACAGAAGGCGTGATGAAAGGTGCGATAGCTCTAGTAATCGGAAATGAAGGAAAAGGTATCAGCAGGCTCGTTAAGGAGAAGTGCGACCTCACGATATCAATTCCGATGAAGGGCAGCATCAACTCTCTAAATGCATCTAATGCAGCAGCTATTATGATGTATGCAGTTAGACGAAGCAGAGACTGTTAGCCGATTATATTTACGAGTTGTATAGCATTAAATATCAAGGAAAATGCTTGACATTGACATCTGTACAGCGTATTATTATAAGGCTACTTTATGAATTCACGACAGAGCTTGCGAGGCGGGCTCTGACTTTTGAGTTGAGAGAAGCAATTAGCTTACATATATATTTGCAAAGGAGGTCATCACCTTGAGAAACAAGATTACACTAGCATGCACAGAGTGCAAGCAGAGAAACTACAACACAACTAAGAACAAGAAGAACAATCCTGATAGAATTGAGCTTAGAAAGTTCTGTAAGTTCTGCGGTAAGGAAACACTCCACAAGGAGACTAAGTAGTCGAGGGGACATCATGGCAAACAACAATGAAACCATATCCAGAGATGGCAAGGATACTAAAGTAGAGAATAAGACCAGTAAACCGGAACAGCGCAAGGAGCGTAAGGGCATCATTGGATATTTCACTGGTGTTAAACAGGAGATGGCCAAAGTAGTATGGCCGACGAGAGCGGAACTGACCAAGGACACTGTAGTTGTTTTTGGTGTGTGCATCTTCTTCTCCCTGTTGTTCTGGGGGATGGATACAGGCTTCTTAGCAGTGCTCAAGAAGCTTCTCGGAATTACGCTATCGAAATAGGCTAGAAGGAGATATACATGACAGATAAGACCGAAAACTTGAATACGGGCGGCACAACGCTGTCACCACTTGAGGGCGAAGGTCTACGTGGCGATGGTACCGCTAAGTGGTACGTAATCCATACGTATTCTGGTTATGAGAACAAGGTTAAGACTAACATCGAGAAGATGGTAGAGTACAGAGGAATGCAGGATCTCATCCTTGAGGTTACGATTCCTACTGAGGATAGAGTCGAGATTAAGAATGGCCAGAGAAAGGTCAAGACTAGAAAGCTTTATCCTGGTTATGTAGTCATCAAGATGATTGTCAACAACGAGACCTGGTATCTAGTGCGCAACACAGAGGGCGTTACGGGGTTCGTGGGTCACGGTTCGGATCCTATTCCACTAACTAAAGAAGAAGTGGTTAGGATGGGCGTTGAGAAAATGCGCATCGACCTGGATGTTGAGACTGGCGACACAATTCGTATTATCGGTGGACCTTTCGAGGGCCAGATGGGTATCGTTGAGGATATCAGTCCTGATAAGCAGATTGTTAAGGCAAAGGTATCGATGTTCGGTAGAGATACACCTGTAGAGCTCGAGTTCTCGCAGGTGGGAAAACTTAACTAACTGGGAGTTATAGTCTCAGAGAAAGGAGAATAAGATGGCAAAGAAGATCGACGGCTATATCAAGCTTCAGATCCCTGCAGGAGGAGCAACACCAGCACCACCAGTTGGACCTGCCCTAGGTCAGAAGAGTGTCAACATCATGGACTTCTGTAAGCAGTTCAATGCTAAGACTCAGGATCAGCAGGGAATGATCATTCCAGTTGTAATCACAGTTTACACAGACAGATCATTCACATTCGTGTGCAAGACTCCACCAGCAGCAGTACTTATCAAGAAGGCAGCAGGCATTGATAAGGCATCGGGCGAACCTAACAAGACAAAGGTTGCATCGATTACATATGCTCAGGCAGAGGAAATTGCGAAGACTAAGATGCAGGACCTCAATGCGGCTACACTTGAGGCAGCTACTGATATGATCAAGGGTACTGCTCGCAGCATGGGAGTTACTGTAACAGAGTAATCAGTGGGAGGCATTTTTAAGAAATGTCGATAGAACCACAAGGAGGAATTATGGCTAAGAAAAGCAAAAGATACAGCGCAATCATGGAGTCGTTCGACAAGACACAGACTTATGATGTTGCAGAAGCTGTAAAGAACGTAAAGAGCTTTGCTAATGCGAAGTTCGATGAGACTGTTGAGATGCACATTCGTCTAGGTGTAGACGGAAGACACGCAGACCAGCAGGTTAGAGGCGCAACTGTACTTCCGCACGGAACAGGTAAGAGCAAGAAGGTTCTTGTTTTTGCTAAGGGTGCTAAGGCTGAAGAGGCAGAGGCAGCTGGTGCAGATTATGTAGGCGCAGAGGATCTTGCAGAAAAGATCCAGAAGGAAAACTGGTTCGACTTTGATTCAGTAGTTGCTACACCGGACATGATGGGCGTTGTAGGACGTCTAGGTAAGGTTCTCGGTCCTAAGGGACTTATGCCAAACCCTAAGTCAGGCACTGTAACAATGGACGTACAGAAGGCACTTGAAGAGATCAAAGCAGGTAAGGTAGAGTACCGTCTTGACAAGGCTAACATTATCCATGTAATTATCGGTAAGTGCTCATTCACTGAGGAGCAGCTAGTTGAAAACGCTAACGCTCTAATCCAGGTTGTTGCTAAGGCTAAGCCAGCAGCTGCTAAGGGTCAGTACTTCAAGAGTGTTACTGTTACATCGACAATGGGACCTGGAGTTAAGATCAGCACAGCATCCCTAAGCTAATAGTCGGCCGGTGTTAATAATCGAATATCAACCGTAGACAGTGGGAGCGAAAGCTTAATATCCCACCGAGGTACAAACATAAATTTGTTCCCCGCTGTCTCGCAGCGGGGTTATTTGTACCGTACTTGGTATTAGCACACAAGACCGAATAGGTTAAACCACAATTATGGGCACAAACGTGTTCAAGAAAGGAGACCAAATGTCTGTAGAAGCAAAGAACGCAAAACAGCTAATTATCGATGAGATT
Coding sequences within it:
- the rlmB gene encoding 23S rRNA (guanosine(2251)-2'-O)-methyltransferase RlmB, which codes for MAKSDKKKTGTRGKNRRDAHGVYQRRAERGKAAFIPYDGDPAEEFRSNTERNTGRPKRTSGNAGGYGSSQRNGNSGSYSNSQRDRNSSSRPRDNYKNTYRSSEWDRRGGSFAEEQSAPAANLIAGRNPVIEAIKSGREIEKIYMAAGAEGSVVKIRAMAKDAGIVVDTVPRIVLDRMAPGEKHQGVAAEISAYSYSTFEDIMERAADSDEPPFIMVLDEISDPHNLGAIIRTAECANAHGVIIPKRNACGLTSTVAKTSAGALERMPVARVTNISRTIEELQAQGVWVAAVDMDGKSYYETEGVMKGAIALVIGNEGKGISRLVKEKCDLTISIPMKGSINSLNASNAAAIMMYAVRRSRDC
- the rpmG gene encoding 50S ribosomal protein L33, whose product is MRNKITLACTECKQRNYNTTKNKKNNPDRIELRKFCKFCGKETLHKETK
- the secE gene encoding preprotein translocase subunit SecE, translated to MANNNETISRDGKDTKVENKTSKPEQRKERKGIIGYFTGVKQEMAKVVWPTRAELTKDTVVVFGVCIFFSLLFWGMDTGFLAVLKKLLGITLSK
- the nusG gene encoding transcription termination/antitermination protein NusG, translated to MTDKTENLNTGGTTLSPLEGEGLRGDGTAKWYVIHTYSGYENKVKTNIEKMVEYRGMQDLILEVTIPTEDRVEIKNGQRKVKTRKLYPGYVVIKMIVNNETWYLVRNTEGVTGFVGHGSDPIPLTKEEVVRMGVEKMRIDLDVETGDTIRIIGGPFEGQMGIVEDISPDKQIVKAKVSMFGRDTPVELEFSQVGKLN
- the rplK gene encoding 50S ribosomal protein L11 — protein: MAKKIDGYIKLQIPAGGATPAPPVGPALGQKSVNIMDFCKQFNAKTQDQQGMIIPVVITVYTDRSFTFVCKTPPAAVLIKKAAGIDKASGEPNKTKVASITYAQAEEIAKTKMQDLNAATLEAATDMIKGTARSMGVTVTE
- the rplA gene encoding 50S ribosomal protein L1 — translated: MAKKSKRYSAIMESFDKTQTYDVAEAVKNVKSFANAKFDETVEMHIRLGVDGRHADQQVRGATVLPHGTGKSKKVLVFAKGAKAEEAEAAGADYVGAEDLAEKIQKENWFDFDSVVATPDMMGVVGRLGKVLGPKGLMPNPKSGTVTMDVQKALEEIKAGKVEYRLDKANIIHVIIGKCSFTEEQLVENANALIQVVAKAKPAAAKGQYFKSVTVTSTMGPGVKISTASLS